In Helianthus annuus cultivar XRQ/B chromosome 8, HanXRQr2.0-SUNRISE, whole genome shotgun sequence, a single genomic region encodes these proteins:
- the LOC110869498 gene encoding uncharacterized protein LOC110869498: protein MRQVNTFWLDRWAASEPLKILFPELFRLESEKRCRVADRFNQIGGDQLYMWNWKVDISDSGLSNSIVQLESLLNKFQIVGGCDKWKLASDSAGMLSVKAVKKLLRADSLRISGYKMEWCKWIPPKINIHAWRTELDSIATGEALRKRNIQVADSLCRSCGSDEETVDHFFIGCFVATNVWNGISTWCSIPNIFAFSIKDLLEFHSNIPGSVKKKIAVQGIIRIACWSIWRARNNLVFSNKPVRIDGITSETKASSFLWWSNRSKYKGMEWRDWYAFVNM from the coding sequence ATGAGACAAGTAAATACTTTTTGGTTAGATCGTTGGGCTGCGTCGGAGCCTCTTAAAATATTGTTCCCGGAGTTATTTAGGCTGGAGTCGGAGAAAAGATGTCGAGTGGCGGATCGGTTCAACCAAATTGGCGGTGATCAGCTTTATATGTGGAACTGGAAAGTGGATATTTCTGATTCGGGGCTGTCAAACAGTATCGTGCAGCTGGAGTCTCTCCTTAACAAGTTTCAGATTGTGGGCGGCTGTGATAAGTGGAAATTGGCCTCAGATTCGGCTGGTATGTTATCGGTTAAAGCAGTCAAAAAGCTTCTTCGTGCGGATTCGCTGAGAATAAGTGGATACAAAATGGAATGGTGCAAATGGATTCCTCCCAAAATTAACATTCACGCGTGGAGAACGGAATTAGATAGTATCGCTACGGGCGAAGCTTTGAGAAAAAGAAATATTCAGGTGGCCGATTCTTTGTGTCGATCGTGTGGTTCGGACGAAGAAACTGTCGATCACTTTTTCATTGGGTGTTTCGTCGCAACTAACGTTTGGAACGGCATCAGCACCTGGTGTAGCATTCCAAACATCTTTGCCTTCTCGATTAAGGATTTGCTGGAATTTCATTCGAATATCCCCGGGTCGGTTAAAAAAAAGATAGCGGTTCAAGGTATTATAAGGATTGCATGTTGGAGTATATGGAGGGCAAGAAATAATTTGGTGTTTTCAAATAAACCTGTGAGAATTGATGGCATTACTAGTGAGACCAAGGCGTCGAGCTTTCTGTGGTGGTCGAATAGATCAAAGTATAAAGGAATGGAGTGGAGGGATTGGTATgcttttgtaaatatgtaa